DNA from Demetria terragena DSM 11295:
CTAGCCGCCCTGCTCGTGCACGAGCGGGGGGCCAGCGTCACCCTCGCGGGCGCTGTGATGGGGATATTCGGGATCGCAACCATCCCGTCTCGGCTGATCGGCGGTCGGCTCGCAACGCGGGTAGGCACTAAAAACGCAGTGATCCTGGGACTCGCGGGGACGGCTGGATCGCAACTGATCATTGCGTGGGCGCCATCTCTCGCTGTAGCTGTGATTGGCGCGGCCCTGCTCGGTCTCTGTTTCGAGATCTACGAGCCTGCAAGCCAGGGTCTCGTAGCTGACGTGACTCCTGAGAACCTGCTTCCACGCGCCTACGGCCTGTTGGGGGCTGCTCTGTCCGCGGCAGGACTCGCGGCTGGACTGTTCGCGGCGACCATCGGCCGACTTGGGCTGTCCTGGCTCTTCGTCTTCGATGCGGCCACTGCGATCGCCGGCATGGTCGTGGTCGCATTGTTGCTACATCCAGCCCGCCAGCGGGCCAACCTCGAAGAGAACCACGGGCCTGCCCCGTCACCGTGGCGAGACCACAAGCTCTGGTTGCTCATGGTCACTGGCACCGGTTTCGCAATGATCTACCTGGTCGTTCCGATGGTTATGCCACTTGCCCTGGGGCTAGCTGGTTGGCAAGCCTCTGACGCCGGGCTCCTCAACGCGCTGTCAGCCCTTGTTGTCATCGCTGCCCAACCCGTTCTACGCAAGACGGGCAACCTCAGGGTCCGGTCGAGCGCCGGATATGGACTCCTCGCCATCGGTCTCGCAATGGCCGGGTCGATGCCAAATCCGACCGGGTACGTCATCGCTGTAGTTGTCATGGCGCTAGGGGACGTACTACTCCTCGGCTACTCATACGCCCTGGTCGCACGCATCGCACCGACGGGCGCGAAAGCCCAGTACTTCGCGGTGTACGGCATTACCTGGGGAGTCGCACTCACACTTGGCCCGCCACTGATGGGCTTCCTACTCCACATGGGACCGAGCGCAATGTGGTTCACCTGCGCCGGCGCCATGACCGCTACCGGTCTGGCACAGTTACGGATCACCCGGCACATCGCACGCCCCATCGAGAACAACTAGATCGGATGGTTCGCGAGCAGGTCGTCGCCCGATCGGGTGGCAGTTGGCTGATTGCCGGGTGCACGAGGTGCGGAATTGCGGATACTTGCATCGTGTCGAACGGCGAACTGCCACCCGATATGTCCTGACAGCCGTCCGACGTGCGGACCTCGCCCGGTGGCTGCGCGCGTCATGGAAGACTTGACCCGACGTCGCACCCGAGCCATGAGGAAGTCTGACCATGCCGATCGCCACACCCGATGCCTACGCCGAGATGCTCGACCGCGCCAAGAAGGACGGATTCGCCTACCCGGCCATCAACGTCACGAGCAGCCAGACGCTGAATGCAGCCATCCGCGGGTTCGCCGAGGCGCAGAGCGACGGCATCATCCAGGTGTCGACAGGTGGCGCGGAATATTGGTCAGGCCCGACGGTCAAAAACATGGTGACCGGCTCGCTCGCGATGGCGGCTTTCGCCGAGCAGGTGGCCAAGTCCTACGACGTCAATATCGCGCTGCACACCGATCACTGCCCCAAGGACAAGTTGGACGGATTCGTCCGTCCGCTGTTGGACGCCTCGGCCGAGCGGGTCAAAAACGGTGGCTTGCCGTATTTCCAGTCGCACATGTGGGACGGGTCGGCCGTGCCGCTGGACGAGAACCTGCAGATCGCTGAGGAACTGCTTGCCAAGGCGGCTGCCGCAAAGATCATTCTTGAGATCGAAGTGGGTGTCGTGGGCGGCGAAGAAGACGGTGTCGCCAACGAGATCAACGACCAGCTCTACACCACTCCTGAAGACGCCATCGCGACCGTGAAGGCCCTCGGCGCGGGCGAGAACGGGCGTTATTTGACGGCCCTCACCTTCGGCAACGTGCACGGTGTCTACAAGCCGGGCAACGTCAAGCTCCGCCCAGAGATCCTCAAGGCCGCACAGGACGCCGCGGCCAGTGAATTGGGCGGGGAAGCCAGCGCGCGTCCCTTCGACCTGGTCTTCCACGGTGGCTCAGGCTCGACCGCAGAAGAGATCGCCGAAGCCGTGTCCTACGGCGTGATCAAGATGAACGTCGACACCGACACGCAGTATGCCTACACCCGGCCGGTCGCCGACTGGATGCTGGCCAACTACGCCGGGGTCCTCAAGGTCGACGGTGAGGTCGGCAATAAGAAGCAGTACGACCCCCGAGCCTGGGGTAAGGCCGCCGAGGCCGGCCTGACAGCTCGCGTGGTCGAGGCGTGTCAGCACCTAGGCTCCACGGGAACCAAGATCTGACGATGGCGCGGGCGGAGGCCACAGCAGCGGACGTCGCTGCCCGCGCGGGGGTCTCGCGTACCGCCGTGTCCTTTGTGCTCAACGGCAAGGCGTCGGGCAACATCGCTCCTGCGACCCGCGACCGAATCCTCGCCGTGGCAACAGAATTGGGCTACACGCCGCACCCAGTGGCGCGGAGCCTACGGACCCGACGCACTCAGGTGCTCGGGGTGGTCACCAATGCCGTTGCCTCCAGCCCGTTCGCGGGCCGCATCCTCAGCGGCGCAACTGACCGGGCGCACGCGCGGGGTTATCTCCTGACAGTTTTCGATTCTCAGAATCGCCCGGAGTTGGAGCAGCAGGGTGCCGAAGAACTCCACCGGCGGCGAGTTGATGGTCTGCTCTACGCCTCCATGGGCTTGGAGGAAGTCGAGTCGGTGCCGGACGTCGGCCTCCCGATTGCCCTTGCCAATTGCTATCGACCCGACGACCGGTCGCCGGCTGCAATCCCAGACGAGGTTCGTGCCGGACGGGCGGCAGCCGAACACTTGGTCTCCCTCGGCCACCGGGACATCGCGATGATCGTAGGTTCGGCCAATCTGGCAGGTCCGTTGCGGCTCAAGGGTTTTCGTGCGGCGTTAGCGAAGGCCGGAGTGAAGCCCGTGGTCCAAAGAGTCAAGGCCGACTGGACTATTGACGTGGGCTACGCCGCGACCCGTCGAATCATTGACCAGCACCCTCAGATCACCGCGATCTTCTGCGTGACCGACCGCATCGCAACCGGATCCCTGCTCGCCGCCGCGCATCAGGGGCTGTCGGTTCCGGAGGACCTGTCCATCATGGGTTTTGACGACCAGGAGCAACTTGCGGCCAACCTGGTCCCGGCGCTGACAACGATGGCCTTGCCGCATCAGGAGATGGGCCAGACGGCAGTCGACCTCCTGCTCGACGAGATCGAGGGCGTGGAGTTCAGTGGCCCCCGACGGCGACTGCTCGAGGTGCCCCTGGTCGTACGTGACTCGGTGGCTCCACCGCAACGACGGTGACCTCGGCGGACGCGGTCAGGGTCCACAGTTCGGTGCCCGGTTGCCGGAGGGTGTATGGCGAGTCGTCGCGACGATAGACCTCGACCACTTCACCATCGCTCCAAACCTCGAATTCTCCTGTGGGGCACGGAATTTCATGGATGACACCCTGGCCGGTGAGAGTGATTGAAGTGGCTTGGCCGCTGGTTCGGCCGCAGTTTGGCAGAGGCAGTCCGCCCGTGGCCGAACGGCGTACTGCGGGGAAGGTGTCCGCATAGTCGGCAATCCTCGGGTCGGTGACGCTCACCAGGCGATCACCGACCAGGGCAAGCCGGCGCGGAAGGGTCATGCATCCGCTGACCGAGGTGACGGGTGCGTTGGGCTGACTGTCCTGAAGGATCCACCCGAGCAGCCAGGGACCGTCATCGTCGAGCGCGAGTTGCGGTGCGTAGCAGTCCGGTCCGGCGTCCACAGGGCCGTGAGCTGTGGGCGCCAACTGGGGTAGACCATCACGGTCGAGGATGGTGCCGATCAGATACTCCACCGATGACAATCGACCATCCTGCTGGAGCGAAAGCAGCAGCGTCCACTGGCCGTCAACCTCGACGAGTTGCGGGCACTCCCAGATGTCGGCAGGCGTGAGTTCCCTTGCAACCGGGGCATCCCCATTGAGCCACACGCCTTCGTACGTCCATCTGCGAGGGTCGTCACAGGAGTAGAGCAGCACGGCCGGTGTCGCCTCACCGATGCGGGCGCCAAGGAGCGCGAATTGACGCCCACGCCACTCGAAACAGAACGGGTCACGCATCTGGGTGACCTCGGGCGGTGTCTCGGCGGCGACGTACGGATCGGACCAGACATCGAGGGAGTCATCGAGGGCCTCTCGGATGCAGACCGTGCTGGTCAGAGTGTCGTCGACGACTCCGCTGTAGGCCATCGCTGGCCGGTCTAACCAGGGCAGATAGACCCCGCTCCAGCAGCCGGCGCGGTCGGGGCCCACCGGCGTGGGAAAGAAGGCCACTGGATGGTTGTCCCACCTGACCAGGTCGGGAGAACTGGTGTGGCCCCAGGCAATGTGTTCGTGCACCGGCCTCGCCGGGTTGTGCTGAAAGAACACGTGCCACCGGCCGCCATGGCGGACCATGCCGTTCGGGTCGTTCAGCCAGCCCTGCTCGGGGCGAATATGTATCTGCGGCAGGGCGTTTCGCGACACCGGTGGTTCTCCTAGCGTTGGGTATGAGTTGCTCTCGTTCATCGACTGCTGCCCGTCGTGAGGCCCTCGCGGAGCGTGCGTTGGCCGAAGGCGAACACCAGCAGGGCGGGGATCATCGAGAGCACGACTCCGGCAAGCACCGTCGCGACCGAACCGGTGCCCTTGTTTCCCTGCAACGAGACGAGCCCGAGCGGGAGGGTGAAGTTCTCCTCGCTGATCGTCATGATCAGCGGCCTGAAGAACTCGTTCCAGTGAAAGTTGAACGCGAGGATGCCGACGATTGCCAATCCTGGCGCGGCAAGCGGTGCGTAGATCGAGAAGAAGGTGCGAAGCGGCGAGGCGCCGTCGATCGACGCGGCCTCTCCCAGTTCATCCGGCAACGTCATGAAGTGCTGACGCATGAGGAAGGTTCCGAACGCAGTGGGCAATGCAGGAAGGATGAGTGCCAGGAGCGTATCTGACAGGTTCATCCCGCGGATCAGCATGAAGACGGGCACGATCGTCACCTGCATAGGGACCATCATCGTCGCAAGGAGCACGCCGAAGAGGGCGTTGCTGCCACGGAAGGGCACGCGCGCGAAGACATAGCCAGCGAGCCCGGCTGAGATCATCTGCCCGACGGCGATGAGGCCGGTGACCAGGGCGCTATTGATGATGAGCAGCCACATATCGACCTGCTCGAAGACCGCGCGATATGAGTCAAAGGACAGATTGCTGAGGCTGAAATCATTGCCGCTGAGCGCCTGGTCCGGTGGCCGCAGTGACGTCAGGACCGTCCAGAGTACGGGGCCGAGCGTGAGTCCAAGGGCGGCCAACAAGAAGGCGGCCTTGGGCACTGATCGCAGGCGGGGACGAAGAGTCGTCATGGTGACTGTGGTCATGATGGTTCCGCTCAGGAGTAGAAGACGAAGCGACGGGAGAGTCGGAACTGCACTGCGGTCACCGCCATGATGACCAGGGTCAGGACGATTCCCAGCGCCGATGCGCGGCCGAAGTTCAGTTGTTGGAAGGCGTTTTCGTAGATGACCATGACCACCGTGCGCGTCGAGTCGCCGGGCCCACCGCGGGTCAGAACGTACGGCTGGTCAAAGATCTGCAGTGCCGCAATGATCGCCATGACAGAGGCCACCAGAGTGGTGGGTGACAGCAGCGGGAGCGTGATTTGCCGGAACCGACGCCAGCCCGTCGCACCGTCAATGGCTGCAGCCTCATAGACATCGCGGGGGATGGCCGCCAGTCCGCCGAGGAAGAGTAGAAACGAGAAGCCGAAGTTCTGCCAGACATAGACCAGGACGACGACAATCGGGGCAGCCCAGTCGGAGGTCAGCCACGGGACCGATTCAACGCCGATGCCGTTGAGCACCTTGTTGACCAGGCCGAAGTCCTGGTTGAACAGGTAGGCCATGACAATCGACACCGAGGACGCGGACAGCACGAGTGGGAAGAAGAGTGCCGACCGCAGGAACGACCGCAACCAGTTGGGCATCTTGCTCATCACCATGACTGCGAGGGCGAGAGCGACGGCGAGCTGGAGGACGACGGCGATGACGACGAACAGCACCGTGTTGGTGAACGCCACGCGCAGGGTGGGGTCGGAGCCCAGTGAGGCGAAGTTGTCGAGGCCGACGAACTCGGGATCACCGATGACGTCCCATCGGAAGAACGCGAGGAGCAGTGAAGCCACGATGGGTACGACGGTGAATAGGGCGAGACCGATAACGGTTGGAGCTAGAAAGAGTATTTGCAGCCAACGCTTCTGGCGGTGACTGCGGGAGTCTTCTGTCCCCTGGCGGACCGTGGGGAGCGAATCGTGTTGGGCCGGAGGAGTTGTCGTGGTCACGTCGTGCTCCTGAGGGCGCGGTCAAGGTCGGCATCTAGGCGTCGTAACGCCGGCTCGACGCCTTTGGCGGGACCAGTCACGGCGCCCAACGTGTTCTTGATGAGGGCGGTCTCGACGGCTGCCTGCTGAGGTGGGGCGGGGATCGGGCCTGTAGTGGGGAACTTGTCGAGAGTGTCGTAGAAGACCTTCCAATGGGCCGGTCCGGTGCCGCGGTAAAGGGCCTCGTTGACCATCGACCGGCGCACCGGCGTGGTGTTCGGCGTCGGGATCGACAGGCGCAGTCCTTCACGGGAGGCGCAGAACTTGATCCACTCCCACGCCTGGTCCTTGCGCTGCGAGGTTTTCATCATGGCGTAACCCGCCGCGCCAAATTGATGGCGCTGAGTGCGCCACCGAGGGAAGAACTGCACGTCGAAGGCGGACCCAGGCATCTTTGCCTCGTGAAGTCCTTGAACCCAGTAGCCGCCGGCAGGAGTGAATCCGATTTTGCCCGAGGCGAATTGGCCCACCAACTGATTGCCGCCACCTTGCGAAGGGCTGGACCCGAGACCCTCGGCGACGATCCGCCGGAGGAACTCATAGACCTCGGTCACCTTTGGGTCGGTGGCATTAGAACCTCGCCAGCGGTAGCCGCCGCCGCGCTCCTGACCGGACTTAGCGTCGGCGTAGTAACGCGACCACAGCCAGTCGCCGCCAGGAGCTTTCTCCTCCGTGAGGAAGGAGGTGTCGTTGGCATAGAGCCACGGCACAACCCCGCCCCAGAGGCGGTTGTTCCAATAGAACGGAACCTGACCGCCTTTCCCGGACTTCCTCAGGCCGCGCAGCATTCGCACGAAATCTTCGTTGGTCCAGTCCTCTGCAGGTCGTTCGAGCCCTGCACTGCGCAGGGTGTTGAGATTCATGTACATGTTCGCTGCGTTGAAGTCGACCGGCAGTTGATACAGGCTGCCTTCGTACATGAATGACTCGATCAGCGCGGGATGGACGTCGTCGAAGAAGTCCTTCATCTCGACGTCGTCGCGCTTCACGAACCGGTCGAGGGGCTCCGCGAGGCGGCTGGCGAACAACTGGGTTCCCTCGGTCGCGACCATGACGACGTCGGGCGGCGTCCCGGCTGCGACGAGAGTAAGAATCTTGGCGAAGAAGTCGCTCCAGTCAGCACCCTGAATGGCCTGAACTCGGACGGGGATGTCTGGGTGAAGTCGACTGAACGCCGCCACGAGTTTCTGCCGCGCGGCAGCATCCTGTGCCGAGCCGAGAAGTGCGACCTTGAGTTCATCCTTGCCGCGACCGGGGATGTCGCGACCCGTCAGCCGAGGCCAACCTGCCGTGAGAGCGGTCGCTACGGCAAGGCCGCTACCGCCGAGGACGGCACGCCGGGGAAAATCGGACATCTGCTGCTCCGCTGATCTTGGGGGCATCACGCTCACAAACTGGCCGCTGACCTGCTCCGTGGGGAGAGCCCAAACCCAAAGGCTAAATCGAATTAGGTAAGTGAAGCGTGAACTGGGTCACCTGTCAACAAGTCGACCGTGGGCGTCCTGGACAATGGGCATCATGGACAACCTTTTGGGCATCCCGCCTACCGAACTTCCGATCGATCCCGCCGCCGCACGCCTTGCGGAGGGGCACGACCCGAGGCAGGTCGCGGCCGGCCTGCCCGAGTCCTCGCTCGCGTGGGCAACCCTCGCTGAAGACGCCCACGAGGACGGCCTGACGATTGAGGCGTACGCCTTCGCTCGCACCGGCTACCACCGCGGCTTGGACGCGCTGCGTAAATCTGGGTGGCGTGGGCAGGGGCCAGTGCCTTGGGAGCATGAGCCCAACCGCGGATTCCTTCGCGCGCTTGCGGTGCTCTCGAAGGCGGCAGGCGACATCGGCGAGACCGCTGAACAGCGTCGCTGCGCCGACTTTTTGAGGGACTCCTCTGCCACCGGAGCGCGCGAACTCGGACTGTGAGTCCGGTCGCGTCACGACCTCACGTGTCGCCAGGCGATCGTCGATCGGCGATGCGGAGCGCGAGTTGGAAACGCGTGCCGACGCTGTAGTCGTCCATCAAACGCGCCACGCGGCGCCGGACCGTGCGTAGGGAGATGCCGAGCAGCCTGGCGATGGCCTCATCCTTGAGGCCTTGGCGCATGAGCTCCACGAGTTGATCATCGCCATGATCGGACCGGTCGACGGGAGAGCCCGCAGCCCAAAGTCGTTCAAACAGTTCAACGAAGGCGCGCACGGCGACGGGGTCGCGCAGGATGACGTGCTCGTCAGTCGTCTTGCCCCAGCCGGTGCTGGCGAGCGCCGCCTGGGTTCCAAAGCACACAAACGGCGACGGGAATGGGGGTGAAAGTCGTTGTGACTCACCGGAATCAGCCCACGCCTGGACGTAATCAGACGCATCCTGAGCAACGTCGCCGAGGAAGACACCGCGCTGTTCGCGACCTTCCTCAAGCAGTCGGCGGACAACAGGCAGGTCCTCCGGCAGCAAGCCGTCGGCGTGATGCGCGACCAGGATCGGACCGTCGGTGCTCACCGCGAGTTGCTCGTGGACGGTGGCCAAGGACGCGGGGTCAATACGCTCACGTGCTGGCTCATCCGCGGCGGCTCCCTGCTGTCCGACACGATGGTCTGCGGCATATCCGTCGATGGCGTCCCGGAGCCGGGCGAGGTCCTGGCGGCGGGTGGCGAGCTGAGCTTCCTCGGCGCTGACGACGCGCTCCAGCGCCGCGCGAGGGTGATCGACTCGGACCTCGCCTAGGTCGTTTGCGCGCACCAGCCGCCGCCGGCGGAGTTGTTCGAGAGCGCGGTCGGCCTCAGCGTCAGACCACCCCAAGCGATTGGCGTACGTCGTGAGGAGAAGACCCGGGGAGCGCAGCACCTGGCGGTAGAGGGTCTCTCCTTCTGGTCCGATCCCAAGGACGTGCAGCCGGTTGATCACACACCCAGGGTAGGTGTTGGTGCAGACCAGTTCAGACGGCTGTGAAACCTCCGTCGACGCGGAGGTCGGCGCCGTTGACCATTGCTGCCTCCGGTGAGCACAGGTAGAGCACGGAGGCGGCGATCTCGTGCGGTTCGGCGAAGCGGCCGGTCGGGATCTGCTCGCGGTGTGCCTCCCCAGCGGGGTTGTCCCACGCGGCGCGGCCTAGCTCGGTGAGCACGACCGTCGGCGAGACGGTGTTGACCGTGATTCCGTCACGTCCCCACTCCAGAGCCAGAGCGCGAGTCAGTCCGAGGACGCCCGCCTTGGAAGCGCAGTATGCGGCGTGCTGATCGAGTCCGACGTGTGCCGCCTGCGAAGCGAGCGTGACGATGCGTCCACCGCGCTGCGCCAGCAGCGGATATGCCGCCTGGGCTACGAGGAACGCTCCCGTCAGGTTGACTTCTAGCGTGGCGCGAAATGTCTCGGCGGACAACGATTTTGCCTCGTCCAGGAGGGCGATTCCGGCGCTGTTCACGACGATGTCTAGACGCTCCAGCCCACCAACGGCTGAATGCACCTGCGCGGCGTCGACGACGTCGAGGCTGAGGGCTCGAGCGTCGGGGAGGCGGGCAGCCTGGGCCTGGGCGGCCTCGTTGTCTCGGTCGGCGACGACCACGTGAATGCCTGCGGCGCAGAGCGCCTCGGCCACGGCGGCGCCGATGCCGTTGGCGCCGCCGGTCACCAACGCGACCCGACTCTCTTCGGTTCGGATGTGCTCAGCCATAGCTCTTGATCGCCTCCACCTTGTCAGCCGAGCGACCTTCGCTGTCGAAGGTGTAGCTGAGCCACTCGCTGGCGAGCCGTCGCGCCAGCTCGACCCCGATGACCCGTTGCCCCATGCACAGAATCTGGGCGTCGTTGGAGAGCACGGACCGCTCGACTGAGAAGGAGTCGTGTGCCGTCACCGCCCGGATGCCGTTGACCTTGTTTGCGCTGATGGCTACACCGAGGCCGGTGCCGCAGATCAGGATGGCGCGATCGGCGCTGCCGGCGGCGACCAACTGAGCGGCGCGTACGGCTACGTGGGGATAAGCCTCGTGCCCATCAGACCGGACGCCGACGTCAGTCACCTTGGCGACTCGGTTGTCTTCCTCGAGGTCCTTCTTGATGATCTCCTTGTAGTCGAATCCGGCGTCGTCGCTGCCGACGACAAGATGCAACGGGCTGCTCACGATGTCTCCTCGGTGGTGGTGAGCCAGTCGCCGAGCTCGGTGACCAGCAGGGCGAAGGACGTGGCACCCGCATCGGGGTGCCCAAGACTCTTCTCGGCAAGCGGACGAGCGCGTCCGACTTTGGGTCGAAGATCCGCGGTCGCTGTGGCCGCTTGGGTTGATTCGGCGGCCGCCTCGACCCAGGCCGGGGCCAATCCGACTTCGCCAACTCGCTTCTTCAGGGTCGACACGAATGGCGTCATGGAGTCGAGCATCGTTTTGTCACCGACCTCCGCCCGTCCGAGCTCGCTGATCGCGTCGGTGAAGGCTGCGATGGAGTCGGCAATATCGTTGTCGGAGTGCGACTCTCGGTCGTCTGTGAGTGACCGTCCCATTGCCTCAAGTGCGCTGCCCCAGAGCACACCGGAGGTGCCCCCGGCGCGCTCGGCCCACGCCCTACCGGCGCTCGATAGCACCCTGGCCGCGCCGCTGCCATCGGGAAGCGCGCAGGCCGCCTCGACAGCTGCGCGAATTCCCTTGACCATGCCGCGGCCGTGGTCGCCGTCTCCCGCGATGGCATCAATCCTGGCCAGTTCGTCCTCATGCTCGACGAGCGTGCTCTGCATGCGCTGGAGGCCGGTTCGTACTCGAGCTCCGAGCGCGATGGCGGCGTCTGTGGCGAGGTACTCGGCGTCATCTGCGGTCGCGACCTGAGCGTTGTCTTTGCTTGCCGCGCGCAGGCCTGCCGTCGCAGCGGAGACCTTGCGATAGGCGGGGGTATAGGCATCCGCCCGCCAGTAGCGCTCAAGTTCCTCGTCCAACCACATCAGCGTCAAGGAACATCCACCCATGTCCAGGCTGGTGACGAGTTCGCCGACCTCCGGCTCGATAAGCTCGAAGCCGGCGTCCAACAGCCGACGCGAGACGTGCGCCCACAGCAAGAAGAGCTCTTCATATTTCGTGGTTCCGAGACCGTTGAGAATGGGTGCGACACGTTTCCCCACCGGCTTGCCGCCCAGCACCGTGGGCGCGCTATCCAGCAACCGATCGACCAGGAGTTCCGCAAGCTCGTCTGCTGGCAAGAGCGGTACGTCCTTGATGCCAGGCTCTCCGTGGATGCCCAAGCCGAGACCGAGGTGGCCCTCGGGAACGCTGAACAACGGGTCCGTCGAACCTGGCATGGTGCATCCGGAGAACGCGACACCAAGGCTGCGCGTCGCGTCGTTGGCCAGGTTTCCCGCACGCTCGACAGCGTCGAGATCCTGGCCCTCCGCGGACGCTGCGCCCATCACCTTGAAGACCGTGAAATCGCCTGCGATTCCTCGACGTTTGCTGACCTCGTCGGCCGATGCCACGTCGTCGGTCACCACGACGATGCGAGTATCGATGCCTTCATCGCGAAGGCGCTGCGCGGCGAGCCCGAAATTCATGTTGTCGCCGGCATAGTTGCCAAACGAGAACACGACACCCTTGCCTTGGTTGGCGGCTTTGGCCACCGAGTAGGCCTGTGCGGTCGATGGCGAAGTGAAGATGTTGCCGACGACTGCACCGGTGGCAAAACCGGGTCCGACGGTGCCGCAGAACGCGGGGTAGTGCCCGGAGCCTCCCCCGATCACCACGCCGACTTGGTCGGTGTCGGTGCGGTGGCTCACCACTCCGCCGGGGACCGCGCGCAGACGATCGGAATACAGCGAGACGAAGCCCTCGAGTTGGTCCTCGGCGAAGCTTGCTGGATCGTTGAAGATCTTGGTCATGAGATGTCCTCTGTGGTCGTGGTGAGTCAGCGGGCCGCTGCGGCACGGGCGCGGCGGTCGGCGGTCTTCTTCTCGTCTTCAGGTACGCGCAGTTGGCCGACCATGACGAACGCGACGCTGTAGAGCGCGACAAAGGTCCACACGACGGCGCTATTGGCGGCGAAGCTTGACGCGTCGAAGAGGTCAGCAATGTTGAGCACGATGGCGACCACGGCCGACCCGAGGAAGGTCGCACCGCCAGCGGCGGTGGTGTACATCGCCATGGCAGCGCCTTTGTGGTCCGGGGCGAGCGCCGGCATGATCGCGCCCATCGGAACGAATCCGGCAAGCATGATGCCGAAGGTGACGCCGGCCATGACCGAGACCACGAATCCCCATGTCGAGCCCGCCGGAACCAGGTGCGGTACGTACCACCACAGCAGGAGGCCAACCGCAGAGCCGGCGACACCCATCCAGCGGACGGTCTGGCGCCACCCGAATCGATCTCCGACTCCGCCGAAGAAGGCGTTGAACAGGATGTTGCCGGCGTACACGCATACGGTCATCGTCAGCCAGCGCGACTGGCCCCACTCGAGCTCGGTCGCGATGACCGTCGGAAGGATGATGAACATTCCGAACTCGGGCGCCGTATTGATCAGACGGACCAGGAAACCCATGAGCACCTTGGGATTGCGTGCCGTCAGTCGCAGACCGGCGGTGATGACTTCGACGTCGGTCTCACCCGCTGGGGCGATGCGTCCGTAGCCATTGCGGGCGCGAACTCCCCACCAGGCACAGGCGAATCCGGCGGTGACCAGGATCAGCGA
Protein-coding regions in this window:
- a CDS encoding DUF3151 family protein, which codes for MGIMDNLLGIPPTELPIDPAAARLAEGHDPRQVAAGLPESSLAWATLAEDAHEDGLTIEAYAFARTGYHRGLDALRKSGWRGQGPVPWEHEPNRGFLRALAVLSKAAGDIGETAEQRRCADFLRDSSATGARELGL
- a CDS encoding helix-turn-helix domain-containing protein, with the protein product MINRLHVLGIGPEGETLYRQVLRSPGLLLTTYANRLGWSDAEADRALEQLRRRRLVRANDLGEVRVDHPRAALERVVSAEEAQLATRRQDLARLRDAIDGYAADHRVGQQGAAADEPARERIDPASLATVHEQLAVSTDGPILVAHHADGLLPEDLPVVRRLLEEGREQRGVFLGDVAQDASDYVQAWADSGESQRLSPPFPSPFVCFGTQAALASTGWGKTTDEHVILRDPVAVRAFVELFERLWAAGSPVDRSDHGDDQLVELMRQGLKDEAIARLLGISLRTVRRRVARLMDDYSVGTRFQLALRIADRRSPGDT
- a CDS encoding GolD/DthD family dehydrogenase, producing MAEHIRTEESRVALVTGGANGIGAAVAEALCAAGIHVVVADRDNEAAQAQAARLPDARALSLDVVDAAQVHSAVGGLERLDIVVNSAGIALLDEAKSLSAETFRATLEVNLTGAFLVAQAAYPLLAQRGGRIVTLASQAAHVGLDQHAAYCASKAGVLGLTRALALEWGRDGITVNTVSPTVVLTELGRAAWDNPAGEAHREQIPTGRFAEPHEIAASVLYLCSPEAAMVNGADLRVDGGFTAV
- a CDS encoding ribose-5-phosphate isomerase, which gives rise to MSSPLHLVVGSDDAGFDYKEIIKKDLEEDNRVAKVTDVGVRSDGHEAYPHVAVRAAQLVAAGSADRAILICGTGLGVAISANKVNGIRAVTAHDSFSVERSVLSNDAQILCMGQRVIGVELARRLASEWLSYTFDSEGRSADKVEAIKSYG
- a CDS encoding dihydroxyacetone kinase family protein, with product MTKIFNDPASFAEDQLEGFVSLYSDRLRAVPGGVVSHRTDTDQVGVVIGGGSGHYPAFCGTVGPGFATGAVVGNIFTSPSTAQAYSVAKAANQGKGVVFSFGNYAGDNMNFGLAAQRLRDEGIDTRIVVVTDDVASADEVSKRRGIAGDFTVFKVMGAASAEGQDLDAVERAGNLANDATRSLGVAFSGCTMPGSTDPLFSVPEGHLGLGLGIHGEPGIKDVPLLPADELAELLVDRLLDSAPTVLGGKPVGKRVAPILNGLGTTKYEELFLLWAHVSRRLLDAGFELIEPEVGELVTSLDMGGCSLTLMWLDEELERYWRADAYTPAYRKVSAATAGLRAASKDNAQVATADDAEYLATDAAIALGARVRTGLQRMQSTLVEHEDELARIDAIAGDGDHGRGMVKGIRAAVEAACALPDGSGAARVLSSAGRAWAERAGGTSGVLWGSALEAMGRSLTDDRESHSDNDIADSIAAFTDAISELGRAEVGDKTMLDSMTPFVSTLKKRVGEVGLAPAWVEAAAESTQAATATADLRPKVGRARPLAEKSLGHPDAGATSFALLVTELGDWLTTTEETS
- a CDS encoding RbtT/DalT/CsbX family MFS transporter, whose product is MSAAAVDATETKLDRLGIPYVLRWGFLGVLLFMTGTGVESNFLAPHLESVLDSTASTVSVIVAFYSGAVLVASYLSGALADLWGPRRVMLMGFVIWMVFEVLFLLALGMGSVPLAAVAYFLRGFGFPFFAFSFLVWINITAPVERRATAVGWFYVMFTGGLPTLGSLWAIGAIPAFGGGTGGETGAMWTSLILVTAGFACAWWGVRARNGYGRIAPAGETDVEVITAGLRLTARNPKVLMGFLVRLINTAPEFGMFIILPTVIATELEWGQSRWLTMTVCVYAGNILFNAFFGGVGDRFGWRQTVRWMGVAGSAVGLLLWWYVPHLVPAGSTWGFVVSVMAGVTFGIMLAGFVPMGAIMPALAPDHKGAAMAMYTTAAGGATFLGSAVVAIVLNIADLFDASSFAANSAVVWTFVALYSVAFVMVGQLRVPEDEKKTADRRARAAAAR